One segment of Brassica napus cultivar Da-Ae chromosome C3, Da-Ae, whole genome shotgun sequence DNA contains the following:
- the BNAC03G34450D gene encoding uncharacterized protein BNAC03G34450D, producing MLQIVGKYRWRQSCRYKKLTNQHENLTALPPPPTRSTKRQNSGKKSEIRAKGFRLNRSRKLVLKALAFPRRLFNIYVRITNKMNREGLYPNLVFSSHLGFPMNSRGGFC from the coding sequence ATGCTGCAGATTGTTGGCAAGTATAGGTGGAGACAATCATGTCGTTATAAGAAGCTAACGAATCAACATGAAAACTTGACTGCATTGCCACCACCACCAACAAGGTCGACTAAAAGGCAGAACTCGGGGAAGAAGAGCGAGATTCGAGCAAAAGGGTTTAGACTAAACCGATCAAGAAAGCTGGTTCTTAAGGCATTAGCTTTTCCTAGAAGGTTATTTAACATTTATGTGCGTATCACAAATAAGATGAACAGAGAAGGTTTATATCCTAATCTTGTATTTTCTTCTCATTTGGGTTTCCCTATGAACTCAAGAGGTGGGTTCTGTTAG
- the BNAC03G34460D gene encoding uncharacterized protein BNAC03G34460D — translation MLPMSRNINSVGVWQSNNGYYGYGGGYVEKRQLFLKSYQFSRKQSLTERIKRSVGRVVKKVVGMKLKSAKRLKRVVWSRLKTAFFYRRRRFSRLLHPNKSSSHCFY, via the coding sequence ATGCTTCCAATGAGCAGAAACATCAACAGCGTTGGCGTTTGGCAGAGCAACAACGGTTACTATGGCTATGGAGGAGGATACGTGGAGAAGAGACAGCTCTTCCTTAAGAGCTACCAGTTCTCGAGGAAGCAGAGCTTAACCGAGAGGATCAAGAGATCTGTGGGGAGGGTTGTGAAGAAAGTTGTCGGGATGAAGTTGAAATCTGCTAAGAGGCTGAAACGCGTTGTTTGGTCGCGTCTCAAAACGGCGTTCTTCTACCGCCGTAGACGTTTCTCTCGTCTCCTTCACCCAAACAAATCCTCCTCTCACTGCTTCTACTAA
- the LOC106385643 gene encoding germin-like protein subfamily 2 member 3, whose translation MATSMIHLFVTVFLVAAHTAFAETNMLQDLCVADLKGAKVNGYACKDPSQITPEDFYYIGLAAAADTSNTAMGSAITAGNVEKIPGLNMMGTSMSRIDYAPGGLNPPHLHPRASEAIFVLEGRLFVGFLTTTGKLISKHINKGDVFVFPRALLHFQQNPNNAPASVIAAFDSQNPGTQSVGPSLFGANPPIPDDLLAKAFGVEPQVIQKVKEKFPAKK comes from the exons ATGGCAACTTCCATGATCCATCTTTTTGTTACCGTCTTTCTTGTGGCCGCCCACACGGCCTTCGCCGAAACAAATATGCTTCAAGATCTTTGCGTTGCTGATCTCAAAG GTGCTAAAGTAAACGGATACGCATGCAAAGACCCATCACAAATAACACCAGAGGACTTCTACTACATAGGCTTAGCCGCTGCTGCAGACACATCCAACACCGCAATGGGGTCAGCCATTACAGCAGGCAACGTTGAGAAAATCCCTGGCCTCAACATGATGGGTACCTCCATGTCTCGTATCGACTACGCACCTGGTGGACTCAATCCGCCACATCTTCACCCCCGAGCTTCTGAAGCCATATTCGTCCTCGAAGGACGTCTCTTCGTCGGCTTCTTGACCACCACTGGAAAACTCATCTCCAAACACATCAACAAGGGAGACGTCTTTGTATTCCCCAGAGCTCTCCTCCATTTCCAGCAGAACCCTAACAACGCTCCTGCTTCCGTGATAGCTGCTTTCGATAGTCAGAACCCTGGGACTCAAAGTGTTGGACCGTCTTTGTTTGGTGCTAACCCTCCTATTCCTGATGACTTGCTTGCCAAGGCGTTCGGTGTTGAACCACAGGTGATtcagaaggttaaggaaaaatTCCCAGCCAAGAAATGA